A DNA window from Rhodococcus sp. Z13 contains the following coding sequences:
- a CDS encoding N-acetylmuramoyl-L-alanine amidase, with protein sequence MPHRRPKPSIVLGAVAALAVATPFAVSGLSTDSTEVRPANDSVNAVATEIAEIVLASVPDIVLPLEELTGLNLPDLSLKEIVDGLPQITTAPDPGGNPLPQVGAIVKELTQETPFSMVALAADDIAATDALIRARNDDGSWGPWTATEPILPDNQDIPPGTRTGTEPIYVGLTRAVQVLLTPRPAPEPNLAGAEAPEAPAAPAPEAPEAPVAPAPGAPAPVDEAPAPIAAPGADAPELGYVPAASSRPLRTQEALQAAAEEVSAVLITPGTSENDSKLADIATPIGNTGLKVITRAEWGADESMRCSRPTYDDSLGGAVVHHTAGTNNYSKAESAGIVRGIYAYHARTLNWCDIGYNTLVDKYGQVFEGRYGGLDRPVQGAHTGGFNENTHGIAIMGDYSNQGASDAAIDAVGKFLGWRLAKAGLDPKGKTRMYSEGTSYTFIPQGQWVDLPIIFAHRDVGNTTCPGNGVYGQMNRIRDIAAAAAKGGVAPAPSNPQPSNPQPSNPSNPAPSTPLPNIPGVDLGALSSGSADAGRILDQLISFSDHPLVQKWFAEGGELGRLGQALTSILPTIRSGFEHVKFVNGAIYTSPNGGTWSVLGEIYKAWEKDGLDAGELGLPTSDEYRVPDGWRSDFEFGSLIFNEVTGVVTKVLRAYDDSYDQAQDQPADVAGPAPEGAPAPEAAPAP encoded by the coding sequence GTGCCGCATCGCCGCCCCAAGCCGTCGATCGTCCTGGGTGCAGTTGCCGCCCTGGCCGTAGCGACGCCGTTCGCAGTCTCCGGACTGTCCACCGACTCGACCGAAGTGCGCCCGGCCAACGACTCGGTGAACGCCGTTGCGACCGAGATCGCCGAGATCGTGCTCGCCTCGGTGCCCGACATCGTCCTGCCGCTCGAAGAGCTGACCGGCCTGAACCTGCCCGATCTCAGCCTCAAGGAGATCGTCGACGGGTTGCCGCAGATCACCACGGCACCCGACCCGGGCGGCAACCCGTTGCCGCAGGTCGGCGCGATCGTCAAGGAGCTCACGCAGGAGACTCCGTTCAGCATGGTCGCACTCGCCGCCGACGACATCGCGGCCACCGACGCGCTGATCCGCGCCAGGAACGACGACGGCAGCTGGGGCCCGTGGACCGCCACCGAGCCGATCCTGCCCGACAACCAGGACATCCCGCCCGGCACACGCACCGGCACCGAGCCGATCTACGTCGGCCTCACCCGCGCCGTGCAGGTCCTGCTCACGCCGCGTCCGGCTCCCGAGCCGAACCTCGCCGGCGCCGAAGCTCCCGAGGCGCCCGCCGCGCCGGCTCCCGAAGCACCCGAGGCACCCGTCGCCCCCGCCCCCGGAGCACCCGCCCCGGTCGACGAGGCTCCCGCGCCGATCGCCGCACCGGGCGCCGACGCTCCCGAGCTCGGCTACGTGCCTGCCGCATCGTCACGCCCGCTGCGCACCCAGGAGGCGCTGCAGGCGGCGGCCGAGGAGGTCAGCGCCGTGCTGATCACCCCCGGCACCAGCGAGAACGACTCGAAGCTCGCGGACATCGCCACCCCGATCGGCAACACGGGTCTGAAGGTCATCACCCGCGCCGAGTGGGGCGCCGACGAGAGCATGCGCTGCTCGCGGCCGACCTACGACGACTCCCTCGGCGGCGCGGTCGTGCACCACACCGCCGGCACCAACAACTACTCCAAGGCCGAATCCGCCGGGATCGTGCGAGGGATCTACGCCTACCACGCCCGGACCCTCAACTGGTGCGACATCGGCTACAACACCCTGGTCGACAAGTACGGCCAGGTCTTCGAGGGTCGTTACGGCGGTCTCGACCGTCCCGTCCAGGGCGCCCACACCGGTGGCTTCAACGAGAACACCCACGGCATCGCGATCATGGGTGACTACTCGAACCAGGGTGCGTCCGACGCCGCGATCGACGCGGTCGGCAAGTTCCTCGGATGGCGTCTGGCCAAGGCCGGTCTCGATCCCAAGGGCAAGACCCGCATGTACTCGGAGGGCACGTCCTACACCTTCATCCCGCAGGGACAGTGGGTGGACCTGCCGATCATCTTCGCGCACCGCGACGTGGGCAACACCACCTGCCCGGGCAACGGCGTGTACGGGCAGATGAACCGGATCCGCGACATCGCCGCAGCGGCGGCGAAGGGCGGGGTCGCTCCGGCGCCCTCGAACCCGCAGCCCTCCAACCCGCAGCCGTCGAACCCGTCCAACCCGGCGCCCTCGACACCGCTGCCGAACATCCCGGGCGTCGACCTCGGCGCCCTGTCCTCCGGGTCGGCGGACGCCGGCAGGATTCTCGACCAGCTGATCAGTTTCTCCGACCACCCGCTGGTCCAGAAGTGGTTCGCCGAGGGCGGTGAGCTCGGACGTCTCGGGCAGGCTCTCACCTCGATCCTGCCCACCATCAGAAGCGGCTTCGAACACGTCAAGTTCGTCAACGGCGCCATCTACACCTCCCCCAACGGCGGAACGTGGTCGGTGCTCGGCGAGATCTACAAGGCGTGGGAAAAGGACGGACTCGACGCTGGTGAGCTGGGGTTGCCCACCAGCGACGAGTACCGGGTTCCGGACGGCTGGCGTTCGGACTTCGAGTTCGGCTCGCTGATCTTCAACGAGGTCACGGGTGTCGTCACGAAGGTGCTGCGCGCCTACGACGACTCCTACGACCAGGCGCAGGATCAGCCTGCCGACGTCGCAGGGCCCGCACCCGAGGGTGCCCCTGCGCCCGAAGCGGCGCCTGCGCCGTAA
- a CDS encoding lysophospholipid acyltransferase family protein, whose translation MEPFYRTIIGVARTLFAAQGLKFTITGEEHIPATGGAVIAINHTGYMDFTYAGIPARATKRYIRFMAKKEVFDHKISGPMMRAMKHIPVDRGDAHESYRLAVEALKAGELVGVFPEETISRSFELKTFRSGAARMANEAGVPVIPMIIWGSQRVWTKGHPKHLGRTNTPITIKVGEPIAPYEPASEMTAQLHSTMEKMLHEVQQDYVHEPGAYWVPRRLGGTAPTLEEATAQDEAAAAERRARKAREKAERERARGGDPGTSAQ comes from the coding sequence GTGGAACCCTTCTACCGGACCATCATCGGCGTCGCCCGCACGCTCTTCGCAGCGCAAGGGCTGAAATTCACCATCACCGGGGAAGAACACATCCCGGCCACCGGCGGTGCGGTGATCGCGATCAACCACACCGGCTACATGGACTTCACCTACGCCGGGATCCCCGCCCGCGCCACCAAGCGGTACATCCGCTTCATGGCGAAGAAGGAGGTCTTCGACCACAAGATCTCCGGGCCCATGATGCGCGCCATGAAGCACATCCCCGTGGACCGCGGCGACGCCCACGAGTCGTACCGGCTCGCCGTCGAAGCGTTGAAGGCCGGCGAACTCGTGGGCGTGTTCCCCGAGGAGACCATCAGCCGCAGCTTCGAGCTCAAGACCTTCCGCTCCGGCGCGGCCCGCATGGCGAACGAGGCCGGCGTACCGGTGATCCCCATGATCATCTGGGGGTCGCAGCGGGTGTGGACGAAGGGACACCCGAAGCACCTCGGACGCACGAACACCCCCATCACCATCAAGGTCGGGGAGCCGATCGCGCCCTACGAGCCGGCGAGCGAGATGACCGCGCAACTGCACTCCACCATGGAGAAGATGCTCCACGAGGTGCAGCAGGACTACGTCCACGAGCCCGGCGCCTACTGGGTGCCGCGACGGCTCGGCGGAACCGCGCCGACGCTCGAGGAGGCCACCGCCCAGGACGAGGCCGCGGCAGCCGAGCGTCGCGCCCGCAAGGCACGGGAGAAGGCCGAGCGGGAACGAGCACGGGGCGGGGACCCCGGCACTTCGGCACAATGA
- a CDS encoding Rieske 2Fe-2S domain-containing protein: MQITSVGHAGFHIRTEAGSILCDPWVTPAYFASWVPFPDNTGLDWDALGDVDYLYVSHLHKDHFDPDTLSRHVNKDATVLLPDYPVPDLRRELEKLGFTKFFETTDSVKHTVSGPKGDLDIMIIALRAPADGPIGDSGLVVSDGETTVFNMNDARPIDMDAMLEAFGHIDVHMLQYSGAIWYPMVYDIPKKTKANFGKQKRQRGMDRCRSYIDQVDATWIVPSAGPPVFLDDDLRDLNDDHGDEGNIFPDQQVFLEQLRIHGRDGGLLMIPGSVIDVKGSEHMTLTHPIPEDEVEAIFTNKADYIERMAQRFAPVIAAQKASWAPAEGEPLLPALKAKFEPIMAQSDLICDGIGYPVGLVMGDETVVLDFPKRVVREPIEGEGKYRYGFRIAPELVRTVLRDDEPDWVNTIFLSTRFTAWRIGGYNEFLYTFFKCLTDERIAYADGWFAEAHDDSASIELGGYEIQRRCPHLKADLSKFGVVDGTTLTCNLHGWQWDLETGRCKTSKGHELRCSKL, translated from the coding sequence GTGCAGATCACCAGCGTCGGACACGCCGGTTTCCACATCCGGACGGAGGCGGGCTCCATCCTGTGCGATCCGTGGGTCACCCCCGCGTACTTCGCCTCGTGGGTGCCCTTCCCGGACAACACGGGTCTCGACTGGGACGCCCTCGGCGACGTCGACTACCTGTACGTCTCGCACCTGCACAAGGACCACTTCGATCCCGACACACTGAGCCGGCACGTCAACAAGGACGCGACCGTCCTGCTGCCCGACTATCCGGTGCCGGATCTGCGCCGCGAACTCGAGAAGCTGGGCTTCACGAAGTTCTTCGAGACCACCGATTCGGTCAAGCACACCGTCAGCGGCCCCAAGGGTGATCTCGACATCATGATCATCGCGCTGCGGGCGCCCGCGGACGGCCCGATCGGCGACTCCGGTCTGGTGGTCTCCGACGGTGAGACCACCGTGTTCAACATGAACGACGCGCGGCCGATCGACATGGACGCGATGCTCGAGGCGTTCGGCCACATCGACGTCCACATGCTGCAGTACTCCGGGGCCATCTGGTACCCGATGGTCTACGACATCCCGAAGAAGACCAAGGCCAACTTCGGCAAGCAGAAGCGTCAGCGCGGTATGGACCGCTGCCGCAGCTACATCGACCAGGTCGACGCGACGTGGATCGTGCCGTCGGCCGGCCCGCCGGTCTTCCTCGACGACGACCTGCGCGACCTCAACGACGACCACGGCGACGAGGGCAACATCTTCCCCGACCAGCAGGTCTTCCTCGAGCAGCTGCGCATCCACGGCCGCGACGGCGGCCTGCTGATGATCCCGGGCTCGGTCATCGACGTGAAGGGCAGTGAGCACATGACGCTCACACACCCGATCCCCGAGGACGAGGTCGAGGCGATCTTCACGAACAAGGCCGACTACATCGAGCGGATGGCGCAGCGTTTCGCCCCGGTGATCGCCGCGCAGAAGGCGTCCTGGGCGCCGGCCGAGGGTGAGCCGCTGCTGCCCGCGCTGAAGGCGAAGTTCGAACCGATCATGGCGCAGTCCGACCTGATCTGCGACGGCATCGGTTACCCCGTCGGCCTGGTGATGGGCGACGAGACGGTGGTGCTCGACTTCCCGAAGCGCGTCGTGCGCGAACCCATCGAGGGAGAAGGCAAGTACCGCTACGGTTTCCGCATCGCTCCCGAGCTGGTGCGCACGGTGCTGCGCGACGACGAGCCCGACTGGGTGAACACGATCTTCCTGTCGACCCGGTTCACGGCGTGGCGCATCGGCGGCTACAACGAGTTCCTCTACACCTTCTTCAAGTGCCTGACCGACGAGCGCATCGCGTACGCCGACGGCTGGTTCGCGGAGGCGCACGACGACTCGGCGTCGATCGAGCTGGGCGGCTACGAGATCCAGCGTCGCTGCCCGCACCTGAAGGCCGACCTGTCGAAGTTCGGTGTCGTCGACGGCACCACGCTGACCTGCAACCTGCACGGCTGGCAGTGGGATCTGGAGACGGGCCGCTGCAAGACGTCGAAGGGTCACGAGCTGCGCTGCAGCAAGCTCTGA
- a CDS encoding HAD family hydrolase: MSAQPPPSRPKLVATDVDGTLIDDAEKISDRTRAAVHAVVESGTPFVLATGRPPRWIAPVSDQLGYAPFAVCANGAVLYDSAADRVISTAALQVDELKWIAEVASEVLPGCGLAAERVGERAHDAATPQFVSAPGYEHAWLNPDSTELSEQEVIGEPAIKLLVRLAGATSREMAEALAPKLHGLVDVTYSTTNGLVEISASGVTKASGLRELARHLGVPHDEIVAFGDMPNDIPMLSMARHGVAMENAHPDAKSVADEVTATNVEDGVARVLERWWR; the protein is encoded by the coding sequence GTGAGCGCACAACCCCCTCCGAGCCGTCCGAAACTCGTCGCGACCGACGTCGACGGCACCCTCATCGACGACGCCGAGAAGATCTCCGACCGCACCCGCGCCGCGGTGCACGCGGTCGTGGAGTCCGGCACGCCGTTCGTGCTCGCCACCGGCCGCCCGCCCCGGTGGATCGCGCCGGTCTCCGACCAGCTCGGCTACGCGCCGTTCGCGGTGTGCGCCAACGGGGCGGTGCTCTACGACAGTGCCGCCGATCGCGTCATCAGCACCGCGGCGCTGCAGGTCGACGAGCTGAAGTGGATCGCGGAGGTCGCGTCGGAGGTACTTCCGGGCTGCGGCCTGGCCGCCGAACGGGTGGGGGAGAGGGCACACGACGCGGCCACCCCGCAGTTCGTGAGCGCCCCCGGCTACGAGCACGCCTGGCTGAATCCGGACAGCACCGAACTGTCCGAGCAGGAAGTGATCGGCGAACCCGCCATCAAGCTGCTGGTGCGGCTGGCCGGGGCGACGAGCCGGGAGATGGCGGAGGCACTCGCACCGAAGCTGCACGGCCTGGTCGACGTCACCTACTCGACCACGAACGGTCTCGTCGAGATCTCCGCTTCGGGGGTGACCAAGGCGTCGGGTCTGCGCGAACTCGCTCGGCACCTGGGGGTGCCGCACGACGAGATCGTGGCGTTCGGGGACATGCCCAACGACATCCCGATGCTGTCGATGGCCCGCCACGGGGTGGCGATGGAGAACGCGCATCCGGACGCGAAGTCGGTCGCAGACGAAGTCACCGCCACCAATGTCGAGGACGGGGTGGCCCGCGTACTCGAACGCTGGTGGCGGTGA